DNA from Leptospira koniambonensis:
CTATACTCTCAAGGTTTCTTCCGCTGGTGCGGAAAGAAAACTGGTGATTCCCGAGGATCTGGATAGATTCCGTGGAATACCGGTCCGACTCGTCTATAAGTTAGAAGGTTCGGGCGATAAAGAAGGAATCTTTAAGATTCTGGATAGGAAAGAAGACAAGATCTTTTTAGAACTGTTTTCCAAAAGGAAAACAAAAGGTTCTAAAAAAAAGGAAGTCATTCTGGAATTGAAGGATATACTGAAAGGAAATTTGTACGTAAGTATTTGATTATGGCAGTTAAGAAAAAAGAAGTCGAAGTCAATCTGTTGGAAGCGATCCAACAATTTTGTGCCGACAAGTCCCTAGACAGGGAAGCCGTGATGGGAGTCATTCGTGACTCTTTGATTACCGCGTACAAAAAGAAGTCGGGCATCGAAACTCTTGAAGAAGAGGAAAGTCCGATCAAGGTAGAATTTGCTTCCTCCGGAGAGGGAGAA
Protein-coding regions in this window:
- the rimP gene encoding ribosome maturation factor RimP, whose translation is MYALMVSQRPNHTLIEVELDHLEHPYGSVSLLECEQVSRKLNEELEQISADLNYTLKVSSAGAERKLVIPEDLDRFRGIPVRLVYKLEGSGDKEGIFKILDRKEDKIFLELFSKRKTKGSKKKEVILELKDILKGNLYVSI